Within the Thermosynechococcaceae cyanobacterium Okahandja genome, the region GAGCCTTGAGGTGGCCTGGGAAATTCTGCGGGAAGAGCAGCGCCCCATTACCCCTGAAGGGTTAGCCGAACTCCTGTTTTCGGAGACCACTGCCGCCGCCTGCTATGCCGCCTACTACTTACTGAGTGAGGATCGTTTTTACTTCAAGCTCAAGGGGGAAAGCTACGAACCGCGCCCCGCGACCCAGGTGGCGGAACTCAAGCACCAAAGTGAGAAGGAAGCCCAGCGCTTGGCCGACGAAGCCGCCTTTGCCGAGCATTTAGCCCAAGCCCTTGCGGGGGAGTTCGTGGCGTGGACACCCAGCGATCGCAAGCGCCTTGAGCAGTTAGAACGTTATGCTATAGCCATTGAACCCAGTACCCAACACCAAGGTGCCATTGAGTTGCTCCGCCAGCTGAAGCGACCCACCCAACCTCTTGGGGCGTTTCAACTCTTGGTGGATTTGGGGTTGTGGTCAGTTCACGAGAATCTGTTTCTGCGCCGCAGTCAGATTCAGGTTGAATTTCCTGCCAAGGTGCTTGATGTGGCCAAGAATCGCCTAAACTCCCCCCCCCTTGATGTGGATGCTGATCTGCGCCGCGATCTCACCCATCTGAAGGTCTATACCATTGACGACGAAAGCACCCAAGAAATTGACGATGGGTTAAGTATTGAGCCCCTTGGCGATCGCCAAAAGTTGTGGATCCATATTGCCGATCCCAGCCGCTGGGTGGAGGTGGATGATGTCCTCGACCATGAAGCCCGCCGCCGTGCCACAACGGTCTATTTACCCACCGGCATTATTCCCATGTTTCCCTCGGAGTTGGCCACCGGTCCGATGAGTTTGGTGGAGGGTCGCGTTTGCTGCGCCCTGAGTTTCGGCATTGTCTTAGCCGACACGGGCGAGGTGCTGGAGTACGAAATTTGTCCGAGCCGGATTCGCCCCACCTACCGCCTGAGCTACGATGATGTGGATATGATCCTCGAGCAGGCGGTGCCCGCCGAAGCGGATCTGTTGGCGATCGCCCAGTGGGGTAGCCGCCGCAGCCAGTGGCGACAACAGCGGGGGGCCATCCGCATTGATATTCCCGAACCCAGTATTAAGGTAGCGGGGGAAGAGGTGGAAATTT harbors:
- a CDS encoding ribonuclease R; the encoded protein is MEKGTLIEFRVQNQRRLAAIDRPEGKKLWIAIDQHLQPHTLHPRHITFTVPHERFRPQDIPAFWRRVEPLLDPESLEVAWEILREEQRPITPEGLAELLFSETTAAACYAAYYLLSEDRFYFKLKGESYEPRPATQVAELKHQSEKEAQRLADEAAFAEHLAQALAGEFVAWTPSDRKRLEQLERYAIAIEPSTQHQGAIELLRQLKRPTQPLGAFQLLVDLGLWSVHENLFLRRSQIQVEFPAKVLDVAKNRLNSPPLDVDADLRRDLTHLKVYTIDDESTQEIDDGLSIEPLGDRQKLWIHIADPSRWVEVDDVLDHEARRRATTVYLPTGIIPMFPSELATGPMSLVEGRVCCALSFGIVLADTGEVLEYEICPSRIRPTYRLSYDDVDMILEQAVPAEADLLAIAQWGSRRSQWRQQRGAIRIDIPEPSIKVAGEEVEISPLHDSPARQLVAEMMILAGEVAAHYGSREGIPLPFRGQPPPELPPEDELRQLPAGMVRDCAIRRCMPRSEMSTQPNPHASLGLDAYCQVTSPIRRYTDLLAHRQIKAHLRGETPPLTPEQLNELLLQLVSSIQESSLVERQTNRYWCLEYLRRHRDEVWRGILLRWLRPEENLGLVLLEDLGVELAMRLQRQPKLGESLLVQVKRVDPRTDQIWLEEVAADAVAASSSETVAL